The Geoalkalibacter sp. genome includes a region encoding these proteins:
- a CDS encoding cytochrome c3 family protein, producing MKAWQGVAVGLVGLMLGAVIAQAAPVDPKSLGHNGGANQHPHNLSSRNTNADGIHAPAGGENQICRFCHTPHGASNKGPLWNRRDPLGPNGDGTFPLYGQISGRLGEIEIDDIPAAQYGGADYPNGATRLCLSCHDGVTAVGEVLSRGTIASLTMSARGTIDLDTSHPVSFVYNEEVRAGIMVNVNKAGQYTLPPAEAGMLDKQSRMQCTSCHDPHLDTKAGAYTLPMWRRYTGIENDDYEGTCTACHVGGSNSPGLFRKPGIGDNHFANP from the coding sequence ATGAAGGCATGGCAAGGGGTGGCGGTGGGACTGGTGGGACTGATGTTGGGCGCGGTTATCGCGCAGGCGGCACCCGTCGATCCTAAAAGTCTCGGACATAACGGCGGTGCCAACCAGCACCCGCACAACCTCTCAAGCCGCAACACCAACGCCGACGGCATTCATGCCCCGGCGGGCGGAGAGAATCAGATCTGCCGCTTCTGCCATACCCCTCACGGCGCGTCCAACAAGGGTCCGCTGTGGAACCGGCGCGATCCCCTTGGGCCTAACGGCGACGGCACCTTTCCCCTGTACGGGCAGATTTCGGGGCGGTTGGGAGAGATCGAAATCGACGACATTCCCGCGGCCCAATACGGAGGCGCCGATTACCCCAACGGCGCCACGCGCCTGTGCCTGTCCTGCCATGACGGCGTGACGGCGGTGGGCGAGGTGCTCAGTCGCGGCACCATCGCCAGCCTGACCATGTCGGCGCGCGGCACCATCGATCTTGATACCTCCCATCCCGTCTCCTTCGTCTACAATGAGGAGGTGCGGGCAGGGATCATGGTCAATGTCAATAAAGCCGGTCAATACACTCTGCCCCCGGCCGAGGCGGGCATGCTGGACAAGCAGAGCCGCATGCAGTGCACCAGCTGTCATGATCCCCATCTCGATACCAAGGCGGGTGCCTATACCCTGCCCATGTGGCGCAGGTACACGGGGATCGAAAACGATGATTACGAAGGGACTTGCACGGCCTGTCACGTGGGCGGCTCTAACAGTCCCGGACTGTTTCGCAAGCCGGGAATCGGCGACAACCATTTTGCGAACCCATGA